One Streptomyces sp. NBC_01217 genomic region harbors:
- a CDS encoding C40 family peptidase encodes MPALASHRKPRTRMRTTAPAVGLTTAALASVTLLSTQSATAAPAPKPSIEDVQKKVDDLYRQAGTATQQYNQAKEASTSQRTKVDNLLEDVAERADKLNEARRTLGAYAAAQYRSGSIAPSATFFLADDPQSYFDQSQLMSRMTGQQQKAVTDFRTQQAKASKKRAEAVQSLETLTATQTTLRTSKENVQKKLGEARAMLSKLTAEEKARLAELERKKEAEARRKAEELAQQQAAAKVEAARKAAEAAEEAGTGSGTETGTGAGTGSDSTATTKAEKVLAFAAAQIGKPYVWGATGPSSYDCSGLTQAAWKAAGVDIPRTTWDQVKIGTRIATADLKPGDLVFFYDDISHVGIYKGDGMMIHAPKPGANVREESIYYMPIYGSVRPA; translated from the coding sequence ATGCCGGCCTTGGCGTCGCATCGCAAACCGCGCACCCGAATGCGCACCACCGCACCGGCCGTCGGGCTCACGACCGCGGCACTGGCGTCCGTGACCCTGCTCTCCACGCAGAGCGCCACGGCCGCCCCCGCACCCAAGCCCAGCATCGAGGACGTCCAGAAGAAGGTCGACGACCTCTACCGGCAGGCGGGCACCGCGACCCAGCAGTACAACCAGGCCAAGGAGGCCTCCACCAGCCAGCGCACCAAGGTCGACAACCTGCTGGAGGACGTGGCCGAGCGCGCGGACAAGCTCAACGAGGCCCGCAGGACGCTCGGTGCCTACGCGGCCGCGCAGTACCGCAGCGGCTCCATCGCGCCGAGCGCCACCTTCTTCCTTGCCGACGACCCGCAGTCGTACTTCGACCAGAGCCAGCTGATGAGCCGGATGACCGGTCAGCAGCAGAAGGCGGTCACGGACTTCCGTACGCAGCAGGCCAAGGCGTCGAAGAAGCGTGCAGAGGCGGTGCAGAGCCTGGAGACGCTGACCGCGACCCAGACCACGCTGCGCACCAGCAAGGAGAACGTCCAGAAGAAGCTGGGCGAGGCGCGCGCGATGCTGTCGAAGCTGACGGCCGAGGAGAAGGCGCGGCTCGCGGAGCTGGAGCGCAAGAAGGAGGCGGAGGCCAGGCGCAAGGCGGAGGAACTGGCCCAGCAGCAGGCCGCGGCCAAGGTGGAGGCGGCCCGCAAGGCCGCGGAGGCCGCCGAGGAGGCGGGGACCGGCAGCGGTACGGAAACGGGCACGGGGGCCGGGACCGGCTCGGACAGCACCGCCACCACCAAGGCGGAGAAGGTCCTCGCCTTCGCCGCGGCGCAGATCGGCAAGCCGTACGTCTGGGGCGCGACCGGCCCGTCCTCGTACGACTGCTCCGGGCTCACCCAGGCCGCGTGGAAGGCCGCGGGCGTCGACATCCCGCGCACCACCTGGGACCAGGTGAAGATAGGCACCCGCATCGCGACGGCGGATCTGAAGCCGGGCGACCTCGTCTTCTTCTACGACGACATCAGCCACGTCGGCATCTACAAGGGCGACGGGATGATGATCCACGCGCCGAAGCCGGGTGCGAACGTGCGCGAGGAGTCGATCTACTACATGCCGATCTACGGCAGCGTGCGGCCGGCGTAG
- the pcrA gene encoding DNA helicase PcrA codes for MSSLFDDSFLAGLQHSEEEPPPPPEDSAPEAVPEDLFAGVFDGPPPPRDAYYRDGAHRPAIDPAALLDGLNTEQRAAVVHAGSPLLIVAGAGSGKTRVLTHRIAHLLAERGVHPGQILAITFTNKAAGEMKERVEQLVGPRANAMWVMTFHSACVRILRRESKRLGFTSSFSIYDAADSKRLMALVCRDLDLDPKRFPPKSFTAKVSNLKNELIDEETFAGQAADGFEKTLAQAYAMYQSRLREANALDFDDIIMTTVHLLQAFPDVAEHYRRRFRHVLVDEYQDTNHAQYTLVRELVGPAGEADAPAELCVVGDADQSIYAFRGATIRNILQFEEDYPNATTILLEQNYRSTQTILSAANAVIERNESRRPKNLWTNAGTGARITGYVADTEHDEAQFVADEIDRLTDAGDAKAGDVAIFYRTNAQSRVFEEIFIRVGLPYKVVGGVRFYERKEVRDVLAYLRVLANPEDTVPLRRILNVPKRGIGDRAEAMIDALSLREKITFPQALRRVDEAYGMAARSANAVKRFNTLMEELRTIVESGAGPAVVLEAVLERTGYLAELQASTDPQDETRIENLQELAAVALEFEQERGEAGEEGAGTLAEFLERVALVADSDQIPDEDEDGSGVITLMTLHTAKGLEFPVVFLTGMEDGVFPHMRALGQVKELEEERRLAYVGITRARERLYLTRAAMRSAWGQPSYNPPSRFLEEIPDQHLEWKRTGPMAAPAGPTSGITSSLSSSRSRSGPSGFATRRTSDKPTITLVVGDRVTHDQFGLGTVTAVEGVGDQAKATVDFGDERPKKLLLRYAPVEKL; via the coding sequence ATGAGCAGCCTCTTTGACGACAGTTTCCTGGCCGGCCTCCAACACTCGGAGGAAGAGCCCCCGCCACCCCCCGAGGACTCCGCACCCGAAGCGGTGCCGGAGGACCTCTTCGCGGGCGTGTTCGACGGGCCCCCGCCGCCCAGGGACGCGTACTACCGCGACGGCGCGCACCGCCCCGCCATCGACCCCGCGGCGCTCCTCGACGGGCTGAACACCGAACAGCGCGCCGCCGTGGTCCACGCGGGCTCCCCGCTGCTCATCGTCGCCGGAGCGGGCTCCGGCAAGACCCGCGTGCTGACCCACCGGATCGCCCACCTCCTCGCCGAGCGCGGCGTGCACCCCGGCCAGATCCTCGCGATCACCTTCACCAACAAGGCCGCGGGCGAGATGAAGGAGCGCGTCGAGCAGCTCGTAGGACCGCGCGCCAACGCCATGTGGGTCATGACCTTCCACAGCGCGTGCGTACGGATCCTGCGCCGCGAGTCGAAGAGGCTCGGCTTCACCTCGTCGTTCTCGATCTACGACGCCGCCGACTCCAAGCGCCTGATGGCGCTGGTCTGCCGCGATCTGGACCTCGACCCGAAGCGCTTCCCGCCGAAGTCGTTCACGGCCAAGGTCTCCAACCTGAAGAACGAGCTGATCGACGAGGAGACCTTCGCGGGACAGGCCGCGGACGGCTTCGAGAAGACCCTCGCCCAGGCCTATGCGATGTACCAGTCCCGGCTGCGCGAGGCCAACGCGCTTGACTTCGACGACATCATCATGACGACGGTCCACCTGCTCCAGGCGTTCCCCGACGTCGCCGAGCACTACCGCCGCCGCTTCCGGCACGTCCTGGTCGACGAGTACCAGGACACCAACCACGCCCAGTACACCCTCGTACGCGAACTGGTCGGCCCGGCGGGCGAGGCCGACGCCCCCGCCGAGCTGTGCGTGGTGGGTGACGCGGACCAGTCGATCTACGCCTTCCGCGGCGCGACCATCCGCAACATCCTCCAGTTCGAGGAGGACTACCCGAACGCGACCACGATCCTCCTGGAGCAGAACTACCGCTCCACGCAGACGATCCTGTCCGCCGCCAACGCCGTCATCGAGCGCAACGAGAGCCGGCGCCCCAAGAACCTCTGGACCAACGCCGGTACGGGCGCCCGGATCACCGGCTACGTAGCCGACACCGAGCACGACGAGGCGCAGTTCGTCGCCGACGAGATCGACCGGCTGACCGACGCGGGCGACGCCAAGGCGGGCGATGTCGCGATCTTCTACCGTACGAACGCGCAGTCCCGCGTCTTCGAAGAGATCTTCATCCGCGTCGGCCTGCCCTACAAGGTCGTCGGCGGCGTGCGCTTCTACGAGCGCAAGGAGGTCCGGGACGTCCTGGCCTACCTCCGGGTCCTCGCCAACCCCGAGGACACCGTCCCGCTGCGCCGCATCCTCAACGTGCCCAAGCGCGGCATCGGCGACCGGGCCGAGGCGATGATCGACGCGCTGTCCCTGCGGGAGAAGATCACCTTCCCGCAGGCGCTGCGCCGGGTCGACGAGGCGTACGGCATGGCGGCCCGGTCGGCCAACGCCGTCAAGCGGTTCAACACGCTGATGGAGGAGCTGCGCACGATCGTCGAGTCCGGCGCGGGCCCGGCGGTGGTGCTGGAGGCCGTACTGGAACGCACGGGCTATCTCGCCGAGCTCCAGGCGTCCACCGACCCGCAGGACGAGACCCGCATCGAGAACCTCCAGGAACTCGCCGCCGTGGCCCTCGAATTCGAGCAGGAGCGCGGCGAGGCGGGCGAGGAGGGCGCGGGCACGCTCGCCGAATTCCTGGAGCGGGTCGCGCTCGTCGCCGACTCCGACCAGATCCCCGACGAGGACGAGGACGGCTCCGGCGTCATCACGCTGATGACGCTGCACACGGCGAAGGGCCTCGAATTCCCGGTGGTCTTCCTGACCGGCATGGAGGACGGCGTCTTCCCGCACATGCGGGCGCTCGGCCAGGTCAAGGAGCTGGAGGAGGAACGGCGGCTCGCGTACGTCGGCATCACCCGGGCCCGCGAGCGGCTCTATCTGACCCGGGCCGCGATGCGCAGCGCGTGGGGGCAGCCCTCGTACAACCCGCCGTCGCGGTTCCTGGAGGAGATCCCGGACCAGCACCTGGAGTGGAAGCGGACCGGACCGATGGCGGCTCCGGCCGGGCCGACGTCGGGGATCACCTCGTCGCTGTCCTCCTCGCGTTCGCGCTCCGGCCCCTCGGGCTTCGCGACCCGGCGGACCTCGGACAAGCCGACGATCACGCTCGTGGTCGGGG